The following coding sequences are from one Hymenobacter sp. DG25A window:
- a CDS encoding transglutaminase domain-containing protein codes for MKPLLLCGLLLSCGTAVAQSTTYQGLPVIKAHQAQADYRLGREWVKGNWRIASEASPDVLNLTLHAGKETVVFRTDQDSISYTLKPSSAQRFYVRLDDGRYALTELRATAFAIEPLRFERARPTPPYAFRYEAGSGNTYLTQLRQQYNLDAVVQGAQNDTERALRLLHWVHQQWDHNGSNQPTKSDAISILEEVKLGKQFRCVEYGIVATSCLNAFGLKSRVLALKTKDVETTESGAGHVLLETWLPDLQKWVLLDGQWDIMPVLRGKPLNAVEFQQAIAKHYKDLEIRSLSGASKMSYVNWIAPYLYYLDVKFDNREGLGLERAKVNGKGSLMLVPAGAKEPTVFQVQNPINYCLYTRSLAAFYAKPE; via the coding sequence ATGAAACCTCTTTTGTTGTGTGGCCTGCTGCTATCCTGCGGCACTGCTGTTGCTCAATCCACCACCTACCAGGGCCTGCCCGTCATTAAGGCGCACCAGGCCCAGGCTGATTACCGCCTGGGCCGGGAGTGGGTAAAAGGCAACTGGCGCATTGCCTCCGAAGCCAGCCCCGACGTGCTGAACCTGACCCTGCACGCGGGCAAAGAAACCGTGGTGTTTCGCACCGATCAGGATTCTATTAGCTACACGCTGAAGCCAAGCAGTGCCCAACGCTTCTACGTGCGCCTCGACGACGGCCGCTATGCCCTGACGGAACTGCGCGCCACGGCGTTTGCCATTGAGCCGTTGCGTTTTGAGCGGGCGCGCCCGACCCCGCCGTATGCGTTCCGCTACGAGGCTGGCAGCGGCAACACTTACCTCACCCAGCTGCGCCAGCAGTACAACTTGGATGCCGTGGTGCAGGGTGCCCAAAACGACACCGAGCGTGCCCTGCGCCTGCTGCACTGGGTGCATCAGCAGTGGGACCACAACGGCAGCAATCAGCCCACCAAGAGCGACGCCATTTCCATTCTGGAAGAAGTTAAGCTGGGCAAGCAGTTCCGCTGCGTGGAATACGGCATTGTGGCCACTTCCTGCCTGAATGCTTTCGGGTTGAAGTCACGGGTGCTGGCCCTGAAAACCAAAGATGTGGAAACTACAGAGAGCGGCGCCGGTCACGTGCTGCTGGAAACCTGGCTGCCCGATCTGCAAAAGTGGGTCCTGCTGGACGGGCAGTGGGACATAATGCCTGTGCTACGAGGCAAGCCGCTGAACGCGGTGGAGTTTCAGCAAGCCATTGCCAAGCATTACAAAGACCTGGAAATCCGTAGCCTGTCGGGGGCCAGCAAAATGAGCTATGTAAACTGGATTGCGCCCTACCTGTACTACCTGGATGTGAAGTTCGACAACCGCGAAGGGCTGGGGTTGGAGCGCGCCAAAGTGAATGGCAAGGGTAGCCTGATGCTGGTGCCCGCCGGCGCCAAGGAACCAACCGTGTTTCAGGTGCAGAATCCTATCAACTACTGCCTCTATACCCGTTCGTTGGCAGCTTTTTACGCCAAGCCCGAGTAA
- a CDS encoding DUF2905 family protein: MAPQLGKLLLLLGLGLAVLGAFIWLGGGSLLSWFGRLPGDIRVERPGFRLYVPLVSILLVSLLISLIIWLVRRLG, encoded by the coding sequence ATGGCTCCCCAACTCGGCAAACTTCTTCTATTACTTGGCCTGGGGCTGGCCGTGCTAGGGGCTTTTATCTGGCTGGGCGGCGGAAGTCTGCTGAGCTGGTTCGGCCGCTTGCCGGGTGATATCCGGGTGGAGCGGCCGGGCTTTCGGCTTTATGTTCCGTTGGTTTCTATCCTTCTGGTGAGCTTGCTGATCAGCCTGATTATTTGGCTGGTGCGCCGGCTGGGCTAG
- a CDS encoding prolipoprotein diacylglyceryl transferase family protein, translated as MGPVPSLLWAIPADPHFDFYTLFYVLAFTLNLGLLVWEGHRRGYPLRTWLVVLACTTLMFIIGTKMLAFTGPEWRGLLLTGHWPDSEARTVLGGALAGTLTLLALRRPFGFSWHVFDAFTLPMCAALMVQCVGCTLTGCCFGELTHSSWGLTYPPDTLPYLWQVSQGLLPAGAAHSLPVHPTQLYSLLACAAVGGVLLLTRNRAWPGGSRRLLHMGLLLAARFLIEFWRNPAGEQVGAAEHMHGGLLLKQVQWALLLLAPLFLLGWALLIRRAAQPERVPGNYPVRNLLGVAGMLVLTAWLGQWALTLPEVLVVKVMLLAVILLEGGAWLLGTPQAVRPFRVSVPLGLACTLFLLTSQIPADSAQATPKSYYTVAAAWSQGSFQRQQNTYGGGCGGNSALLPYQHEYTTGSLDVSKTIMPSYDATGSHKAEKTFGLRLHLGSDQQVPLFDDSLQISSRKKHTSLYSLNPYMQGDRRYFGVGLGLMFGNLGYHERKYGDEISLVEIQGSLRLGQRQSVYAQADYNFLGYGPGNPQHRLGVGTGFGGTRWRLLAGGARAKGYELLPGTSRWSGFAEARGQLAPHWGVNAFVLFGNEYQRQVGIQVSRRLGEKSR; from the coding sequence ATGGGCCCTGTACCCAGCCTGCTGTGGGCTATTCCTGCTGATCCGCATTTCGATTTTTATACCCTATTCTATGTTCTGGCTTTCACGCTAAACCTGGGCTTGCTGGTTTGGGAGGGGCATCGGCGGGGGTACCCGCTGCGCACCTGGCTGGTGGTGCTGGCCTGCACAACTTTGATGTTTATTATCGGCACCAAGATGCTGGCGTTTACAGGGCCGGAGTGGCGGGGCCTGCTGCTCACCGGGCACTGGCCCGATTCGGAAGCCCGCACGGTGTTGGGCGGCGCGCTGGCCGGCACGCTCACGCTCCTGGCTTTGCGACGCCCCTTTGGCTTTAGCTGGCACGTATTTGATGCCTTTACCTTGCCCATGTGTGCGGCACTTATGGTGCAGTGCGTGGGCTGCACGCTCACGGGCTGCTGCTTTGGCGAGCTGACGCACAGCAGCTGGGGCCTCACCTACCCGCCCGATACTTTGCCGTATCTGTGGCAGGTTTCGCAGGGGCTGCTCCCGGCCGGGGCCGCGCATTCGTTGCCGGTGCATCCTACGCAGCTCTACAGCCTGCTGGCGTGTGCGGCAGTAGGCGGAGTGCTTTTACTGACCCGAAATCGGGCTTGGCCGGGCGGCAGCCGCCGACTACTGCACATGGGGCTGCTCCTGGCGGCCCGGTTCCTGATTGAGTTCTGGCGAAACCCGGCCGGCGAGCAGGTAGGGGCCGCAGAGCACATGCATGGCGGTCTGCTTTTAAAGCAGGTGCAATGGGCGCTTTTACTGTTAGCGCCGCTTTTCTTGCTGGGGTGGGCATTGTTGATTCGTCGGGCGGCACAGCCTGAGCGGGTGCCCGGTAATTATCCGGTGCGCAACCTGTTGGGCGTGGCAGGTATGCTTGTGCTTACTGCCTGGCTAGGGCAATGGGCCCTTACGCTGCCGGAGGTACTGGTAGTGAAAGTAATGCTATTGGCTGTGATTCTGCTGGAGGGTGGTGCATGGTTACTAGGCACACCGCAGGCAGTTCGACCCTTCCGTGTGTCGGTACCGCTGGGACTTGCCTGCACCCTGTTTTTGCTCACCAGTCAAATCCCTGCCGATTCCGCCCAAGCCACCCCGAAAAGCTATTATACCGTGGCGGCGGCCTGGAGTCAGGGCTCCTTTCAGCGGCAGCAAAACACCTATGGGGGCGGTTGTGGCGGCAACAGTGCGCTATTACCTTACCAACATGAGTACACCACTGGCTCGCTGGATGTTTCTAAAACCATCATGCCCAGCTATGATGCTACCGGGAGCCATAAGGCGGAGAAAACCTTTGGCCTGCGCCTCCACCTGGGTAGCGACCAGCAAGTACCCCTATTCGATGATTCGCTACAGATTTCGTCCAGGAAAAAGCACACTTCCCTTTACAGCCTAAACCCCTACATGCAAGGCGACCGGCGGTACTTTGGCGTGGGACTGGGCTTGATGTTTGGTAATCTGGGCTACCACGAGAGGAAATACGGAGATGAAATAAGCCTTGTGGAAATACAAGGCTCCTTACGCTTGGGCCAGCGCCAGTCCGTTTATGCGCAGGCCGACTATAACTTTTTGGGCTATGGCCCCGGCAATCCGCAGCATCGGTTAGGGGTAGGCACCGGATTTGGCGGAACACGCTGGCGCCTGTTAGCGGGTGGCGCACGGGCCAAAGGCTACGAGTTACTACCCGGTACCAGCCGCTGGTCGGGTTTTGCGGAAGCCCGGGGGCAGCTTGCCCCCCACTGGGGAGTAAATGCGTTTGTGCTATTTGGCAATGAGTACCAGCGCCAGGTAGGTATTCAGGTGAGCCGCCGCCTCGGCGAGAAAAGCCGCTAG
- a CDS encoding SDR family oxidoreductase: MKILLTGATGYIGQRLLPLLVEAGHEVVCLVRDARRFQLPAGQQNNVTVVEGDLLKPETLHTFPADLDAAYYLVHSMSGHTKDFFRAEQQSAQHFAAALNQTAACQIIYLSGIANDRALSTHLRSRRAVEKELKKSAKAALTVLRASIIIGSGSASFEIIRDLVEKLPVMVTPRWLNSRCQPIGIRDVMSYLTAVLNNPACLGRSFDIGGPDVLTYREMLQGLAAVRGYRRYIITVPVLTPRLSSWWLYLVTKTTFSLAQSLVESLRNDTVADPARSIQEVIPHPCMSYREALQLAFQRIEQNEVLSSWSDALSSGVMPRNYMDHIQMPQHGMLQDRQTLRFTRDPEQVRRNIWQIGGDRGWYKVDWLWKVRGFLDKLVGGVGLRRGRRSPTDLRAGDPLDFWRVLVADQEGRRLLLYAEMKLPGEAWLQFRILDNPDGSHTLEQLAAFRPYGLAGRLYWYAMLPFHAVIFKGMVENIVEYEAPARKPQRAPGVDVSPSAKH, translated from the coding sequence ATGAAAATTCTGCTCACCGGGGCTACCGGCTACATAGGTCAGCGCCTGCTGCCGCTGCTGGTGGAAGCCGGCCACGAGGTAGTGTGCCTGGTGCGGGATGCCCGCCGCTTCCAGCTGCCCGCCGGGCAACAAAATAACGTTACGGTGGTGGAAGGCGACCTGCTCAAGCCCGAAACGCTGCACACCTTTCCCGCTGATCTGGACGCCGCCTACTACCTGGTGCATTCCATGAGCGGGCACACCAAGGATTTTTTTCGGGCCGAGCAGCAGTCGGCACAGCACTTTGCGGCGGCGCTTAACCAAACGGCAGCCTGCCAGATTATCTACCTCTCCGGCATTGCCAATGACCGGGCCCTGAGCACCCACTTACGCTCCCGCCGGGCCGTGGAAAAAGAGTTGAAAAAGTCGGCCAAAGCGGCGCTGACGGTGCTGCGGGCCAGCATTATCATTGGCTCGGGCTCGGCTTCGTTTGAGATTATCCGGGATTTGGTGGAGAAGCTCCCCGTGATGGTGACGCCCCGCTGGCTGAACTCGCGCTGCCAGCCCATTGGCATTCGGGACGTGATGTCCTACCTCACCGCCGTGCTCAACAACCCGGCCTGCTTAGGGCGCAGCTTTGATATTGGCGGGCCCGATGTGCTCACGTACCGCGAGATGCTGCAGGGGCTGGCGGCCGTGCGCGGCTACCGGCGCTATATTATTACGGTGCCGGTGCTCACGCCGCGCCTGTCTTCCTGGTGGCTGTACCTGGTCACAAAAACTACGTTTTCGCTGGCACAAAGCCTGGTGGAAAGCCTGCGGAATGATACCGTGGCAGACCCCGCCCGCAGTATTCAGGAAGTGATTCCCCATCCGTGCATGTCGTACCGGGAGGCGCTGCAGCTGGCGTTTCAGCGCATTGAGCAAAATGAGGTGCTCAGCAGCTGGAGTGACGCCCTGAGCAGCGGCGTAATGCCCCGCAACTACATGGACCACATTCAGATGCCCCAGCACGGCATGCTCCAGGACCGCCAGACGCTACGCTTCACGCGCGACCCGGAGCAGGTGCGCCGCAACATCTGGCAGATTGGCGGCGACCGTGGCTGGTACAAGGTAGACTGGCTGTGGAAGGTGCGCGGCTTCCTGGATAAGCTGGTGGGCGGCGTGGGACTGCGCCGCGGCCGCCGCTCCCCCACCGACCTGCGCGCCGGCGACCCGCTGGATTTCTGGCGCGTGCTGGTAGCCGACCAGGAAGGCCGCCGCCTGCTGCTCTACGCCGAAATGAAGCTGCCGGGTGAGGCCTGGCTGCAGTTCCGCATTCTGGACAACCCGGATGGTTCGCACACCCTGGAGCAGCTGGCGGCCTTCCGCCCTTACGGCCTGGCCGGGCGCCTGTACTGGTATGCCATGCTGCCGTTTCATGCCGTCATCTTCAAAGGCATGGTGGAGAATATTGTGGAGTATGAGGCCCCGGCCAGGAAGCCGCAACGCGCACCTGGCGTGGACGTTTCCCCATCCGCTAAGCATTAG
- a CDS encoding sce7726 family protein: MNDPEIRALLYPLLQSGMYVDELPTGTTRADVVHITEHFMHGYELKGDADTLQRVAKQLPCYSQAYDFVTFVITEKHVLKLVPLLPEWVGILVASADGLQLHRPALYNATVERPAVAALLRLEEIKQFLLARGLAGVSTLRRREVLSFLRTTQLVPLSELAKHVRERLMGRMEERLAFRAERKAEREKRPARKSRRPKKRKR; the protein is encoded by the coding sequence GTGAACGACCCCGAAATACGCGCCTTGTTGTATCCGCTGCTGCAGAGCGGAATGTACGTGGATGAGCTGCCCACCGGCACCACCCGCGCCGATGTGGTGCACATTACCGAGCACTTTATGCACGGCTACGAGCTGAAAGGCGACGCCGACACCCTGCAGCGCGTGGCCAAACAGCTCCCTTGCTACAGCCAGGCCTACGATTTCGTCACCTTCGTTATCACGGAAAAGCATGTTTTAAAGCTCGTCCCCCTGCTCCCCGAATGGGTGGGTATTCTGGTGGCTTCGGCCGATGGGCTGCAGCTGCACCGCCCCGCCTTGTACAATGCCACCGTGGAGCGCCCCGCCGTGGCGGCTCTGTTGAGGCTGGAAGAAATAAAGCAGTTCCTGCTGGCCCGCGGCCTGGCTGGCGTAAGCACCCTGCGCCGCCGCGAAGTATTGAGCTTTCTGCGCACCACGCAGCTGGTGCCGCTCTCGGAGCTGGCGAAGCATGTGCGCGAGCGACTGATGGGCCGTATGGAAGAACGACTGGCTTTTCGGGCCGAGCGCAAAGCCGAACGGGAGAAACGCCCCGCCCGCAAAAGCCGGCGACCCAAGAAGCGCAAACGCTGA
- a CDS encoding ArnT family glycosyltransferase, translated as MPLPITSRTWLWLFLAALGLSFLIGLGVWGPLESSEARYAEIGREMLVGQDWLHPRLLGIQHFHKPPLTYWLTAAGLGLFGETALGVRVLPVLAVLLQIWLVYGLGLLLFQQDRARALAAAIIYGTLPAVLISALNVTTDAYLAMLELAAAYGILRYYYRGGARWLYLFWIGLGLAFLTKGPVGFVLPLMVVIGHYFKQKQPRLPFTRHHVIGIVVFLLVGLSWYLYLMAENLAFLRYFLFEHTVNRFANAATFNRAKPWWFYLLLAPATSLPWSVALITQAVRTRWSMVPQQWRNVLIFWVVVPLVFFSISKSKLLLYVLPIFPGMALLTVYYLGRLTDAVLHRWYVGFLAFWGLLLGALCLLPILSIDSRLPIEAGTLTAGLAGGGVVLMVLLLTLWDEVRIVPRLLVAAGLFTITLLLAAKPLLQQNELAFNGSRPLAEFLREKHLDQRQVLVYNELLPSLAFETGKIPVSIFDGNHALARETQFEPNDTWKRTLINLQNPQEEPYLGSLLLRQPVLLVKGELPAQRQWLLRYFKQHEKMGKWTIWW; from the coding sequence ATGCCGCTGCCCATTACTTCCCGCACCTGGCTTTGGTTATTTCTGGCGGCCCTGGGGCTGTCGTTTCTGATTGGGCTGGGTGTGTGGGGGCCGCTGGAAAGCAGCGAGGCCCGCTACGCCGAAATTGGCCGCGAAATGCTGGTGGGCCAGGACTGGCTGCACCCGCGCCTGCTGGGGATTCAGCATTTTCATAAGCCTCCGTTAACGTATTGGCTGACTGCCGCCGGGCTAGGGCTGTTCGGGGAAACGGCGCTGGGCGTGCGCGTGCTGCCGGTGCTGGCCGTTTTGCTGCAGATTTGGCTGGTGTATGGCCTGGGCCTGCTGCTGTTTCAGCAGGACCGCGCCCGGGCCCTGGCGGCGGCTATTATTTACGGAACCCTGCCCGCTGTTCTGATTTCCGCGCTCAACGTTACCACCGATGCCTACCTGGCCATGCTGGAGCTGGCCGCGGCCTACGGTATTCTGCGCTATTACTATAGGGGCGGCGCACGCTGGCTGTATCTGTTTTGGATTGGGCTGGGGCTGGCCTTTCTCACCAAAGGACCGGTTGGCTTTGTGCTGCCGCTGATGGTGGTTATCGGGCATTATTTTAAACAGAAGCAGCCCCGGCTGCCTTTCACGCGCCACCATGTTATTGGCATAGTGGTGTTTCTGCTGGTGGGCCTGAGCTGGTATCTGTACCTAATGGCCGAAAACCTGGCTTTCCTGCGGTATTTCCTCTTTGAGCACACGGTAAACCGCTTTGCCAATGCGGCTACGTTTAACCGGGCAAAGCCGTGGTGGTTTTACCTGCTGCTGGCCCCGGCTACCAGTCTGCCGTGGTCGGTGGCGCTGATTACGCAGGCCGTGCGCACCCGCTGGAGCATGGTGCCACAGCAGTGGCGCAACGTGCTTATTTTCTGGGTGGTGGTGCCGCTGGTATTCTTCTCTATCTCCAAATCCAAGCTGCTGCTGTACGTGCTGCCGATTTTCCCGGGTATGGCTCTGCTCACGGTGTATTACCTGGGTCGCCTGACCGACGCGGTTCTGCACCGTTGGTATGTGGGGTTTCTGGCGTTCTGGGGATTATTATTAGGTGCTCTTTGTCTGCTACCGATTCTCAGCATAGATAGCCGCCTGCCCATTGAAGCCGGTACGCTCACGGCCGGCCTGGCGGGCGGCGGTGTGGTGCTCATGGTGCTGCTGCTCACGCTCTGGGATGAAGTGCGGATAGTGCCGCGCCTGCTGGTAGCCGCCGGCCTGTTCACCATTACCCTGCTGCTTGCCGCTAAACCGTTACTACAGCAAAACGAGCTGGCCTTCAACGGCAGCCGCCCTCTGGCCGAGTTTCTGCGGGAAAAGCACCTGGATCAGCGGCAGGTATTGGTTTACAACGAGTTGCTGCCTTCCCTGGCGTTTGAGACGGGAAAGATTCCGGTGTCCATTTTTGATGGCAACCACGCCCTGGCCCGCGAAACGCAGTTCGAGCCGAATGACACCTGGAAGCGCACCCTTATCAACCTGCAAAACCCGCAGGAAGAGCCGTATCTCGGCAGCCTGCTCCTACGCCAGCCGGTGCTGCTGGTAAAAGGCGAGCTGCCCGCCCAAAGGCAGTGGCTGCTGCGCTATTTCAAGCAGCACGAGAAAATGGGCAAGTGGACCATTTGGTGGTAA
- the lysA gene encoding diaminopimelate decarboxylase: protein MAFTLPAGVLDRPTPFFYYDLCLLDQTLEALQRAARPRGFQVHYALKANTNGPLLAHIREHGLGADCVSGNEVQRALSAGFKPDHIVFAGVGKSDAEMNLALAADIWCFNAESVEELTVLNELAGAQNRRARVALRINPNVDAYTHPHITTGLDANKFGINLSDLPAVIDQFETLTNLELIGLHTHVGSQITNLTVFEKLSHKLNELQTWLEDRGHFLPHLNVGGGLGIDYHAPDTNPIPEFERYFRVFEKYLVRRPNQQVHVELGRSVVAQCGSLVSKVLFVKRSQQTNFAILDAGMTELIRPALYGSYHAIQNLTSQGEAQPYDVVGPICESSDTFGRQVLLPETRRGDIVVIRSAGAYGEVMSSSYNLREKAEAVYSL, encoded by the coding sequence ATGGCTTTCACCTTGCCCGCGGGCGTCCTCGACCGCCCCACTCCTTTTTTTTACTATGACCTCTGCCTGTTGGACCAAACCCTGGAGGCGCTGCAGCGCGCTGCCCGGCCGCGGGGTTTCCAGGTGCACTATGCCCTGAAGGCCAACACCAACGGCCCGCTGCTGGCTCACATCCGCGAGCACGGCCTGGGGGCCGACTGCGTGAGCGGCAACGAGGTGCAGCGTGCCCTCTCCGCCGGTTTCAAACCCGACCACATTGTTTTTGCCGGTGTGGGCAAGTCGGATGCGGAAATGAACCTGGCGCTGGCCGCCGATATCTGGTGCTTTAATGCCGAATCAGTAGAAGAGCTGACGGTGCTTAATGAGTTGGCCGGCGCCCAGAACCGCCGCGCCCGCGTGGCCCTGCGCATCAACCCCAACGTGGATGCCTACACGCATCCGCATATCACCACCGGCCTCGACGCGAACAAGTTCGGCATCAACCTATCCGATTTGCCGGCCGTGATTGATCAGTTCGAAACCCTGACCAATCTGGAGCTGATTGGCCTGCACACGCACGTGGGCTCCCAGATTACCAACCTCACGGTGTTTGAAAAGCTCAGCCACAAGCTGAACGAGCTGCAAACCTGGCTGGAAGACCGGGGCCACTTCCTGCCCCACCTCAACGTGGGCGGCGGCCTGGGCATCGACTACCACGCCCCCGACACCAACCCGATTCCGGAGTTTGAGCGCTATTTCCGGGTATTTGAAAAATACCTGGTGCGCCGCCCCAACCAGCAGGTGCACGTAGAGCTGGGCCGCTCCGTGGTAGCGCAATGCGGCTCCCTGGTGAGCAAAGTGCTCTTCGTAAAGCGCAGCCAGCAAACCAATTTCGCCATTCTGGACGCGGGCATGACGGAGCTGATCCGCCCGGCTTTGTACGGCAGCTACCACGCTATTCAAAACCTCACCAGCCAGGGCGAGGCGCAGCCCTATGACGTTGTGGGCCCCATCTGCGAGTCCTCGGACACCTTTGGCCGGCAAGTGCTGCTACCCGAAACCCGCCGCGGCGACATCGTGGTTATCCGCTCCGCCGGGGCGTATGGCGAGGTGATGTCATCCAGTTATAACCTGCGGGAAAAGGCGGAGGCAGTGTATTCGCTGTAA
- a CDS encoding aspartate kinase, protein MKVLKFGGTSVGTAERMRTVAELIHANDPRIVVLSAMSGTTNALVTVARLLYDGEVTAATAQTEILRQHYLMVARELLPQAEVAAATISQLDACFRAIFDLMRNPLTPVGERLILAQGELLSTQLFHRYVTDILGREAVLLPALDFMRLDKDEEPDADYIQEHLTQLLAEHSGQKLFITQGYICRNAQGLIDNLKRGGSDYSASLIGAAARVEEIQIWTDIDGLHNNDPRVVKDTYPIRELSFDEAAELAYFGAKILHPSSILPARQHGIPVRLLNTLQPEAPGTLISAKTGSEAIKAVAAKDGLVAIKVRSSRMLLAHGFLRRLFEVFERYRTPIDMITTSEVAVSLTIDDSSHLPQILEELRSFGTVETDENQTIVCLVGNLIQENHGAAFKVFEALQDIPLRMISYGGSPNNISILINTPDKLRALTALNEGLFRRKAEAVA, encoded by the coding sequence ATGAAAGTCTTAAAGTTTGGCGGTACGTCCGTCGGAACGGCGGAGCGGATGCGCACCGTTGCGGAATTGATTCACGCCAACGACCCGCGCATTGTGGTGCTGTCGGCTATGTCGGGCACTACCAACGCTTTGGTTACCGTGGCCCGTTTGCTGTATGACGGCGAGGTGACGGCGGCCACGGCCCAAACTGAGATTCTGCGCCAGCACTACCTGATGGTAGCCCGCGAGCTGCTGCCCCAGGCCGAGGTGGCCGCGGCCACCATTAGCCAGCTGGATGCCTGCTTCCGGGCCATTTTTGACCTGATGCGCAACCCGCTCACGCCCGTGGGCGAGCGGCTGATTCTGGCCCAAGGCGAGCTACTGAGCACCCAGCTGTTCCACCGCTACGTGACGGATATTCTGGGTCGCGAAGCCGTGCTGCTGCCCGCCCTGGACTTCATGCGCCTGGACAAAGACGAAGAGCCCGACGCCGACTACATTCAGGAGCACCTCACGCAGCTACTGGCTGAGCATTCCGGGCAAAAACTGTTCATCACCCAGGGCTACATCTGCCGCAACGCACAGGGCCTCATCGACAACCTCAAGCGCGGCGGCTCCGACTATTCCGCTTCCTTGATTGGCGCTGCAGCCCGCGTAGAGGAAATCCAGATCTGGACCGACATCGACGGCCTGCACAACAACGACCCACGCGTGGTGAAGGACACGTATCCTATCCGGGAGCTGTCGTTTGATGAGGCTGCCGAGCTGGCGTATTTCGGGGCGAAGATTCTGCACCCCAGCTCTATTCTGCCGGCCCGCCAGCACGGTATTCCGGTGCGGTTGCTGAACACCCTGCAACCCGAAGCGCCCGGCACGCTCATCTCGGCCAAAACCGGCTCGGAAGCTATTAAGGCGGTTGCTGCTAAAGATGGACTGGTGGCCATTAAGGTGCGCAGCAGCCGCATGCTGCTGGCCCACGGTTTCCTGCGCCGCCTGTTTGAAGTATTTGAGCGCTACCGCACGCCTATCGACATGATAACCACCTCAGAAGTGGCCGTGTCGCTCACCATTGATGATTCCTCGCACCTGCCCCAGATTCTGGAAGAGCTGCGCAGCTTCGGCACCGTGGAAACCGATGAAAATCAGACCATTGTTTGTCTGGTAGGCAACTTGATTCAGGAAAACCACGGGGCGGCGTTTAAGGTATTTGAGGCCCTGCAGGATATTCCGCTGCGCATGATCAGCTACGGCGGCTCGCCCAACAACATCAGCATCCTCATTAATACCCCCGATAAACTCCGAGCGCTGACGGCCCTCAATGAAGGCCTATTTCGCCGCAAAGCGGAAGCCGTCGCCTAG
- a CDS encoding GIY-YIG nuclease family protein — MYVYILTNPIRTVLYIGMTNDLQRRLEEHNTGLGEAGKFTGRYQTNLLTISNCALTQYRQ; from the coding sequence ATGTACGTCTATATTCTTACCAACCCTATTCGAACTGTGCTCTATATTGGAATGACTAATGACCTGCAGCGTCGGTTGGAAGAACATAACACAGGATTGGGAGAGGCAGGTAAATTTACCGGGCGCTACCAGACTAATCTGTTGACTATTTCGAACTGTGCGCTGACCCAATACAGGCAATAG